The Chitinophagaceae bacterium DNA window AATAATTTGGAATACTCTTTCCGCAGCTGCAAGTCCTACCTGAATACTCGTAAAAGAATGTGAAATCGTTTTCATTGGTCCTAAAATCTGAGAAAAAATGACTAAAAAACCAATAAAAGCAGCTGGACTCATAAATGAGGTGTCTTTCAAGATAAAATTACCACCTACTAACACAATAAGTAAAACCGTGCTTACTCCCATAAATTCAGAAATTGGAGAAACCAAATCACTTCTTTTTACCACTGCTATGGTCTTATTGGCATAAAATTTTATTTCGTCTATAAATTTTTTAAAAATGAAATCGTCTGCATTAAATGCTTTTACGATACGAATAGCTCCTAAACTTTCATCTAACACTACATTCATACCTGATAAAGCTTCTTGTCCTTTTGCTGCTTCTTTTCTCAAACTTTTACCGATATGAGAAACTAAAAGAGCCGAAGCGGGTATGAGTAATAATACTATCAGCGTGAGAGACGAGGAAATGAGAAAAAGAGTAATGAAATAACTTATGATAGTGGCTGGTTCTTTGAAAATAGTTCTAAAAGTATTTACAACGCAATATTCTACGGCAGATACATCAGAAGTTACCCGAGCAATAATATCTCCTTTTCGTTGATTTGCAAAGTAAGAAAGAGGGAAGGAAAGGATATTTTTATACAAATGTGTTCTCAGGTTTTTTATTACTAATGCTTGTATCTTTGCTAATACTATGGAAGAAAAATATCGAAATAGGTTGGTTAAAAAAACAGAAACAAAAATTATCCCACAAACAAATTGCAATGCCCCAAATTTTCCATAATCTTTTATTATACTATACATAGTATAATGAAAAATATCTTGAAAGTAATGTACACTCCAAGAAAATTCGGGTTTGGCACTTAAAAAATAAGATGAAGTATCTGTAGAAAAAAGAACATTCAAGAGAGGAATGAGAAAAGTGAGATTAGCAGTATTAAATATTACCGTACCAATAATACATAGTAAATATTGAGGTAAATAACGCCTGTATGGA harbors:
- a CDS encoding ABC transporter ATP-binding protein, translated to MKLYLRVLSYARPYRRYLPQYLLCIIGTVIFNTANLTFLIPLLNVLFSTDTSSYFLSAKPEFSWSVHYFQDIFHYTMYSIIKDYGKFGALQFVCGIIFVSVFLTNLFRYFSSIVLAKIQALVIKNLRTHLYKNILSFPLSYFANQRKGDIIARVTSDVSAVEYCVVNTFRTIFKEPATIISYFITLFLISSSLTLIVLLLIPASALLVSHIGKSLRKEAAKGQEALSGMNVVLDESLGAIRIVKAFNADDFIFKKFIDEIKFYANKTIAVVKRSDLVSPISEFMGVSTVLLIVLVGGNFILKDTSFMSPAAFIGFLVIFSQILGPMKTISHSFTSIQVGLAAAERVFQIIDTKPSMADTPNAIPLHFFEKSIEFQNVSFGYNANLVLKDISFKLEKGKTVALVGISGGGKSTISDLIPRFYDVSEGKILIDDNPLMHYTIHSVREQMGIVNQESILFHDTIFNNIAFGMKNATKEQVEHAAKIANAHDFIMQTEHQYNTYIGDRGIKLSGGQKQRISIARAVLKNPSILILDEATSALDSESEKLVQEALSNLMKNRTSLVIAHRLSTIQNADDILVIQEGQIIERGTHQELMAKNGYYCKLIQMQTL